From the Musa acuminata AAA Group cultivar baxijiao chromosome BXJ1-2, Cavendish_Baxijiao_AAA, whole genome shotgun sequence genome, one window contains:
- the LOC135581474 gene encoding uncharacterized protein LOC135581474, translated as MEGGGEEGEPLQSDALVKMDNIVEDEELRSLLIPDVKDLPSIPPSAVESNFARYYAADFLKPGHDQYVYRHANGLCVVGLAPSHVALREEGGVTAVNFNVGKSDRSEMKVTGKRKRNAQHFDAKTSLCKVCANGKEFIVRCCVKGSLLEVNDRLLKQPDLLNSSADREGYIAIIMPKPIDWPKIKDSLLSHEDYKKLRGLS; from the exons ATGGAAGGGGGTGGAGAAGAGGGCGAACCCCTACAGAGCGATGCTCTAGTGAAAATGGACAATATAGTAGAAGACGAGGAGCTCAGGTCTCTTCTCATACCAGATGTAAAGGATCTCCCGTCAATTCCTCCATCGGCTGTGGAGTCCAACTTCGCTCGCTACTATGCCGCAG ACTTTCTGAAGCCAGGGCATGATCAGTACGTATATCGCCATGCCAATGG ATTGTGTGTAGTCGGTTTGGCTCCAAGCCATGTCGCCTTGAGAGAGGAAGGTGGAGTAACAGCTGTGAATTTCAATGTGGGGAAATCTGACCGGAGCGAGATGAAGGTCACCGGAAAGCGCAAAAGG AATGCACAGCATTTCGATGCCAAAACTTCATTGTGTAAAGTTTGTGCAAATGGAAAAGAATTTATTGTGAG GTGTTGTGTCAAAGGTTCCCTCTTAGAGGTAAATGACAGATTACTTAAGCAACCTGATCTACTTAATTCATCA GCTGACAGAGAAGGATACATAGCAATTATAATGCCAAAGCCAATAGATTGGCCCAAGATCAAAGATTCCTTATTGAGCCATGAAGACTACAAGAAATTGAGAGGCCTTTCTTGA